GGCCCGGATGCGCGCAATCAGCTCGGTTGGCGAGAAGGGCTTGACGATGTAGTCGGCGGCGCCGGCCTCCAGGGCCCTGGCGACCGTCTCGTCGCGACCGTAGACGGAGAGGAAGATGACGGGCAGGTCGGCCAGCTCGGGCACGCTCGCCATCAGTTCGATGCCGTCGGTCTCGGGCAGCATGAGGTCGAGCAGGACCAGTTGGGGATGTTCGGCGCGGATGATCCGCGACAACTCGCGATGGTCGCCGGTCACGATTGCCGCGTAGCCAGCCTGCGCCAGCGTGTCGCGCACGTGGCGCAGCGTCTGCGGGTCGTCGTCCACCACCAGGATGGGGACCGGGTCGCGCTCCTGGTCAGGTCCATGCGGATCGCTGGCGCCGGTCTCCTGGCCCGCGTTGGCTTGCTCGCTCACGGGAACCGTGAACGTGACGCGCGTGCCGTGGCCGAGGCCTGCGCTTTCCGCCCAGATGCGGCCGCCGTGGGCCTCGACCAGGCCCTTGCAGATGGCCAGACCCAGCCCGCCCCCGAGTCCGCTCCCCCGGTCGCCGGCAACGACATCGGCGTGCTTGCGAAACAGGTGCGGCAGTTGTTCCGGCGCGACGCCGCTGCCTTCATCGACCACCGAGACCGCCACGTCCACGCCCTCGCGCACCGCCGCCACGCGGATCGGCGACGACTCCGGCGCATGCCTGGCGGCATTCGCGAACAGGTTGTTCAGCACCTGCACGATGCGCCGCCGGTCCGCCATCACCAGTGGCAGTCCGGAAGGAAGGTCGATGAGTACCGCGTGCCGGCCCCCGCCGCCGACGAACGTGTTCCGCGCCTGCTCCATCAGGCGCGCCACCTCGGAGGGCTCCGGTGAAACCGACAGCGTGCCGGTGTCGATGCGCCCCGCATCCAGCAGGTCGCCGATGAGGCCGTACATGTGCTCGGCCTGCTCGTCGATGATCCGGTGGAACTCGCGCATCTCGGCCCGGTCCAGCTCGCGCGGCGCATCCAGCAACCTGGCCGTCGAGCCCTTGATGGAGGTGAGCGGCGCGCGCAGTTCGTGGCTGACCAGGCTCACGAACTCCGTCCGTTGCCGGTCCAGCTCCCGCAGCGGCGCCAGGTCCTGGAACGTCACCACCACCGATTCGACCTCGCCGTCCGCCTCGATCGGCGTCACGTTGAGCAGCACGGTGAGGCGCCGCCCGTCGGGAACCGACACCTCGATCTCCTCGCCGCGCATCGTCTCGCCGCTGGTCAACTCCTGCGCCAGCGGAAACTCGTCGAGGGCGAATTCGCGCCCGTCCGCCAGCCGACACGTAATCACTTCCAGCAGTTGTTCCGTTGGCTCGCCCGGCGTCCGCAGGCTCTCGAAGATCCGCTTCGTCTCGCGGTTGACCGACACCAGTTGGCCGGTCGACGCGTTGAACATGGCGACACCGACCGGCGAAGTGTCCACCAGGGCCTCAACGCGAGCGCGAGCCCGCTGCTCGTCGCGATGCGCACGCGCGTTGGCGACCGCTGCCGCAGCCTGGGAGGCGAACAGCACCAGCAGCTCCTCGTCTTCGCTCGTGAACTCCCCGGCGCCTTCCTTCTCGCTCAGGCAGAAGGTGCCGAGTCGCTGCCCCCCATGGCGCATCGGGGTGGCCTGAAGACTCCGGGAGAGAACCGGGATCGGCGTGTAGCCGAGGGTCCGGACGTAGCCGGCGAAGTCCGCCCGCCGCAGGGGAACGTCGAGGTCGCGCAGGTGTTC
This genomic interval from Acidobacteriota bacterium contains the following:
- a CDS encoding response regulator — encoded protein: MQRDGSRPMKSDDGPTREIEMLRERISRLSAASVRISSSLDVETVLREIVGSARSLTGARYGAITTVDDAGELQDFVASGFSPDQYQEMLGWADGRGFFEHLRDLDVPLRRADFAGYVRTLGYTPIPVLSRSLQATPMRHGGQRLGTFCLSEKEGAGEFTSEDEELLVLFASQAAAAVANARAHRDEQRARARVEALVDTSPVGVAMFNASTGQLVSVNRETKRIFESLRTPGEPTEQLLEVITCRLADGREFALDEFPLAQELTSGETMRGEEIEVSVPDGRRLTVLLNVTPIEADGEVESVVVTFQDLAPLRELDRQRTEFVSLVSHELRAPLTSIKGSTARLLDAPRELDRAEMREFHRIIDEQAEHMYGLIGDLLDAGRIDTGTLSVSPEPSEVARLMEQARNTFVGGGGRHAVLIDLPSGLPLVMADRRRIVQVLNNLFANAARHAPESSPIRVAAVREGVDVAVSVVDEGSGVAPEQLPHLFRKHADVVAGDRGSGLGGGLGLAICKGLVEAHGGRIWAESAGLGHGTRVTFTVPVSEQANAGQETGASDPHGPDQERDPVPILVVDDDPQTLRHVRDTLAQAGYAAIVTGDHRELSRIIRAEHPQLVLLDLMLPETDGIELMASVPELADLPVIFLSVYGRDETVARALEAGAADYIVKPFSPTELIARIRAELRRRTEPDAFVLGDLTIRYEQRRVSVAGEDVELTATEFDLLRALSLNAGRVSTYAALLRKVWARRKGGDSKLVRVFIKQLRKKLRDDPSEPAYIFTERGVGYRMPRPDGR